One stretch of Desulforamulus hydrothermalis Lam5 = DSM 18033 DNA includes these proteins:
- the murG gene encoding undecaprenyldiphospho-muramoylpentapeptide beta-N-acetylglucosaminyltransferase, which produces MRAILTGGGTGGHIYPALAIARGLQQHFPRTEILYVGTNRGLEADIVPKAHFPFQAITVSGLARKISLANLQVLWQAWQGYREAGRIIKKFQPDIVIGTGGYVCGPVVMAAARLGIPTLIHEQNALPGITNRILSRFVDLVAVTFEDSRRYFSGKARVKLTGLPIRPEILQARRSEALGSLNLSREKLTLLVFGGSRGARKINQAMIEVIKRYGNHPQVQVLHATGQAGYREFLQELSSQSIVLDKYVNIIVKPYLYNMHEALAAADLVVSRAGAATLAELTALGLPAILIPYPYAAENHQEYNARALADRGAAVLIKDAELTGRRLVESIDAVINRPDKRQDMARASQNLGRPEALRDIIKCVEEILPRP; this is translated from the coding sequence TTGCGTGCTATTTTAACAGGCGGCGGTACCGGTGGCCACATCTACCCGGCTCTGGCCATTGCCAGAGGCCTGCAGCAACATTTTCCCCGGACGGAAATTTTATATGTGGGAACCAATCGAGGTCTTGAGGCGGATATTGTGCCCAAGGCCCATTTCCCTTTTCAAGCCATTACGGTGTCCGGCCTGGCGAGAAAGATATCCTTAGCCAACTTGCAAGTGCTGTGGCAAGCCTGGCAGGGTTACCGGGAAGCCGGCCGTATTATCAAAAAATTTCAGCCGGATATTGTTATTGGCACCGGCGGTTATGTCTGCGGACCGGTAGTTATGGCAGCTGCCAGACTGGGGATACCGACTTTAATTCACGAACAGAATGCTTTACCCGGCATAACTAACCGCATTTTATCCAGGTTTGTTGATTTGGTGGCGGTTACCTTTGAGGACTCCCGGCGTTATTTTTCCGGCAAGGCCCGGGTGAAGCTCACCGGTTTGCCCATTCGCCCGGAAATTTTGCAGGCTCGCCGTTCTGAGGCTTTGGGCTCCCTGAATTTAAGCCGGGAAAAACTGACATTGCTGGTTTTTGGCGGCAGCCGGGGGGCCAGGAAAATTAATCAAGCAATGATTGAGGTGATTAAACGATACGGCAACCACCCGCAGGTACAGGTGCTGCACGCTACCGGACAAGCAGGGTACCGGGAATTTTTGCAAGAATTATCTAGCCAAAGTATTGTTTTGGATAAATATGTCAATATTATTGTTAAACCATATTTATACAATATGCATGAAGCCCTGGCTGCTGCCGATCTGGTGGTTAGCCGGGCCGGTGCCGCTACTTTGGCGGAACTAACGGCTTTGGGACTGCCCGCCATCTTAATTCCTTATCCTTATGCGGCTGAGAACCATCAGGAATATAATGCCCGGGCACTGGCAGACCGGGGGGCAGCGGTGCTGATCAAGGATGCCGAGCTGACAGGCCGGCGGCTGGTTGAAAGTATTGACGCTGTTATTAACCGGCCGGACAAACGGCAGGACATGGCCCGGGCCAGCCAAAATTTAGGGCGTCCCGAGGCACTTCGTGATATTATTAAATGCGTGGAAGAGATATTGCCGCGGCCGTAG
- the spoVE gene encoding stage V sporulation protein E has protein sequence MRLKKRPPDFVLFLTVLMLLAIGLVMVFSSSEYVTMVRYGDSFYFFKRQLLWALMGLAVMFFMMNFDYYRLKRWIGPIILTGFILLIAVLLPGVGQVVNGARRWINLGFMSFSPAELVKLCMIMFVAFGLSKKGDRLNSFTEGLLPYLVVMALAAGLILLQPDLGTAIVLCGTVFIMFFAAGARLSHLGSLAGLGLVAVGLAIYFEPYRMKRFLAFLDPEADPQGSGYHIIQSLYALGSGGLFGVGLGQSKQKYLYLPENHTDFIFAITGEELGFIGASLIVLLFIMFVWRGLKIAVTSPDPFASLLAAGITSSIALQAMINMGVVTGSLPVTGVPLPFISYGGTSLLFTLLGIGILLNISKYTTPR, from the coding sequence GTGCGTTTAAAAAAGAGACCACCGGATTTTGTGTTGTTCTTAACAGTTCTTATGCTGTTAGCCATTGGTCTCGTAATGGTTTTTTCTTCCAGCGAGTACGTAACCATGGTCCGTTACGGGGATAGTTTCTACTTCTTCAAAAGGCAGTTGCTCTGGGCTCTGATGGGTTTGGCAGTGATGTTTTTTATGATGAATTTCGATTATTACAGGTTGAAAAGATGGATTGGGCCTATTATTTTAACCGGGTTTATTCTCTTAATCGCTGTGTTGTTGCCGGGGGTAGGCCAGGTGGTAAACGGTGCACGGCGGTGGATCAACCTGGGTTTTATGTCTTTCTCGCCGGCTGAGCTGGTTAAACTCTGTATGATTATGTTTGTGGCTTTTGGGTTATCAAAAAAAGGCGACAGGTTAAACTCCTTTACAGAAGGGCTGCTGCCTTACCTGGTTGTGATGGCGCTGGCTGCCGGTTTGATCCTGCTGCAGCCTGACCTGGGAACGGCCATCGTCCTGTGCGGCACGGTTTTTATCATGTTTTTTGCCGCCGGGGCCAGGCTCTCTCACCTGGGCAGTCTGGCGGGATTGGGGCTGGTAGCGGTGGGACTGGCCATTTACTTTGAGCCCTACCGCATGAAAAGGTTTCTTGCCTTTTTGGATCCTGAAGCTGACCCACAGGGGAGTGGTTATCATATAATACAATCCCTTTATGCACTGGGCTCCGGCGGTTTATTCGGGGTTGGGCTGGGGCAAAGCAAGCAAAAGTATCTCTATCTGCCGGAAAATCACACTGATTTTATTTTTGCCATCACAGGGGAGGAGCTTGGTTTCATCGGGGCTTCCTTGATTGTCCTGCTGTTTATTATGTTTGTTTGGCGCGGCTTAAAAATTGCAGTTACTTCACCGGACCCCTTCGCCAGTCTCCTGGCGGCAGGGATTACCAGCAGTATTGCCCTGCAGGCCATGATTAACATGGGGGTGGTAACCGGTTCTTTGCCGGTAACCGGGGTGCCGTTGCCTTTTATCAGCTATGGCGGAACCTCATTATTGTTTACCCTGCTGGGTATAGGTATTCTTTTGAATATTTCCAAGTATACTACACCGCGCTGA
- the murD gene encoding UDP-N-acetylmuramoyl-L-alanine--D-glutamate ligase has translation MLHKGERKVDLAGKNVLVVGAGVSGRAVCEFLHNKGARVTLTDAKPREQMAEMADQLSRQGIKPVFGEYPPVSRQDYDLLVVSPGVPLTVDPVVQAGAAGVPVLGELELAYRFARAPVIAITGTNGKTTTTSLIGQMFKDAGYKTLVAGNIGLPLISEIEHYTADDIVVAEVSSFQLETACLFSPKVAVILNITPDHLDRHGSMEAYIKAKANIFTRQQPSDWTVLNYDDPVTRQLAEDCPAQVIFFSRRHILEKGSFVQDNKIVFADRSGLREIAPVDSLRIPGSHNLENALAAVAACCAMGLSPAELAYTLGHFTGVAHRLEYVTTINGVAYINDSKGTNPDAAIKALDAYHVPIVLIAGGKNKGVSFEQFARKIKEKVRVLITVGMHGYQIAEAARAQGFNNILPARDYPHAVQLAYRQARPGEVVLLSPACTSWDMFKNFEERGQLFKKLVLELPNNN, from the coding sequence TTGCTGCATAAAGGAGAGCGTAAAGTGGATTTGGCAGGAAAGAACGTTTTAGTGGTGGGGGCCGGAGTGAGCGGCCGGGCAGTATGTGAATTTTTACATAACAAAGGGGCCAGGGTAACCCTGACAGATGCAAAACCAAGGGAACAAATGGCAGAGATGGCGGATCAACTTTCCCGGCAGGGAATAAAACCGGTGTTTGGGGAATACCCGCCGGTGAGCCGTCAGGATTATGATTTATTGGTGGTGAGTCCCGGCGTTCCCTTGACAGTAGATCCGGTGGTCCAGGCCGGGGCGGCCGGCGTGCCTGTTTTAGGTGAACTGGAACTGGCCTACCGGTTTGCCAGGGCGCCCGTGATAGCCATAACCGGTACCAACGGCAAAACCACCACCACCTCATTAATCGGCCAAATGTTTAAGGACGCCGGTTATAAAACTTTGGTGGCAGGCAATATTGGATTGCCTCTGATCAGTGAGATTGAGCACTATACAGCAGATGATATAGTGGTGGCCGAAGTATCAAGTTTTCAGCTGGAAACCGCTTGCCTTTTTTCACCTAAAGTAGCAGTAATTTTAAATATCACACCGGACCACCTTGACCGTCACGGTTCAATGGAAGCCTATATCAAAGCCAAAGCCAATATTTTTACCAGGCAGCAGCCCTCAGACTGGACCGTATTAAATTATGATGATCCGGTTACCAGGCAATTGGCCGAGGATTGTCCTGCCCAGGTTATATTTTTCAGCCGGCGGCATATTTTAGAAAAAGGGAGCTTTGTCCAGGACAACAAGATTGTGTTTGCCGACCGGTCCGGCTTGCGTGAGATTGCCCCGGTTGACTCCCTGCGCATACCTGGCAGCCACAATTTGGAAAACGCTTTGGCTGCCGTTGCCGCCTGTTGTGCTATGGGCTTATCGCCGGCTGAACTGGCCTACACCTTGGGTCATTTCACCGGAGTTGCCCACCGCTTGGAATATGTTACCACCATCAACGGTGTGGCTTATATTAATGATTCCAAGGGCACAAATCCGGATGCTGCCATTAAGGCGCTGGATGCCTACCACGTACCGATTGTATTGATTGCCGGCGGTAAAAACAAAGGAGTATCGTTTGAACAATTTGCCCGTAAAATTAAAGAGAAAGTCAGGGTTTTAATTACCGTGGGGATGCACGGTTATCAGATAGCCGAGGCCGCCCGAGCACAGGGATTTAACAACATTTTGCCCGCCCGGGATTACCCCCACGCCGTACAGCTGGCTTACCGGCAGGCCCGGCCGGGCGAAGTGGTACTGCTTTCCCCGGCCTGCACCAGTTGGGATATGTTTAAAAACTTTGAGGAACGGGGCCAATTATTTAAAAAACTGGTGCTGGAACTGCCAAACAACAATTGA
- the mraY gene encoding phospho-N-acetylmuramoyl-pentapeptide-transferase: MDYHVVGLAAGISMLVTLALGPLTIPLLRRLKFGQTIRAEGPSGHMAKSGTPTMGGIMFLAAIAVTGALLLSSGVPGRAEGLVVLAVTLGYGLIGFLDDFIKVALKRNLGLKAREKILGQLIFAAVLAVVAVFRLGRGTDYVIPFTDFFTPGGIGFDPGWWPFFGITVLVLLGTGNGVNLTDGLDGLAAGATVFTAAAFVVLALAVGKVGTAIVLAAVAGGCLGFLFYNRHPAKVFMGDTGSLALGGALGAAAVVTRSELLLVIIGGLYVLETLSVIIQVISFKTTGRRVFRMSPLHHHFELTGWSEKKVVSFFWLLSLIFSLVGLLGTVGLS; the protein is encoded by the coding sequence GTGGATTATCATGTGGTTGGGCTGGCGGCAGGGATCAGTATGCTGGTAACCCTGGCGCTGGGTCCGCTAACCATTCCTTTGCTGAGAAGACTGAAGTTTGGGCAAACCATCCGAGCGGAAGGACCGTCCGGTCACATGGCTAAATCCGGCACCCCAACCATGGGTGGCATAATGTTTCTGGCGGCCATCGCGGTGACCGGTGCCTTATTATTAAGCAGCGGCGTACCTGGCCGGGCCGAAGGTTTGGTGGTGTTAGCCGTTACCCTGGGATATGGTTTAATTGGTTTTTTGGACGATTTCATTAAAGTTGCGCTAAAAAGAAATCTGGGTTTAAAGGCCCGGGAGAAAATTTTAGGCCAGCTGATATTTGCTGCGGTTTTGGCAGTGGTGGCTGTGTTCCGGCTGGGGCGAGGAACTGATTATGTAATTCCTTTTACCGACTTTTTTACCCCGGGGGGCATTGGATTTGATCCCGGTTGGTGGCCGTTTTTCGGAATTACGGTATTGGTGCTGCTGGGCACCGGCAACGGCGTTAATTTAACAGACGGCTTAGACGGTCTGGCTGCCGGTGCTACGGTATTTACTGCGGCGGCCTTTGTGGTGCTGGCCCTGGCCGTCGGTAAAGTAGGCACAGCTATTGTTTTGGCAGCCGTGGCAGGCGGTTGCCTGGGTTTTTTATTTTATAACCGGCATCCGGCCAAGGTTTTCATGGGAGATACCGGTTCGCTGGCGTTGGGAGGCGCCCTGGGGGCGGCAGCTGTGGTTACCCGCAGTGAATTACTGCTGGTTATTATTGGCGGCCTGTACGTGCTGGAAACCCTATCGGTCATTATTCAGGTAATATCTTTTAAGACTACCGGCCGCCGGGTTTTTCGCATGAGCCCGTTGCACCACCACTTTGAACTTACCGGGTGGTCGGAAAAAAAAGTGGTCAGCTTTTTTTGGCTGTTGAGCTTAATATTTTCCTTGGTTGGCTTGCTGGGCACCGTGGGGTTGAGTTAA
- a CDS encoding UDP-N-acetylmuramoyl-tripeptide--D-alanyl-D-alanine ligase, with the protein MLPYSVDEIARITGGVLLQGNPATPVNGVCIDSRQVQPGGIFAALPGQQVDGHDFAAQAVAGGAAALLVSRPVTVAAAVPVVLVKDTRQALQRLAADNRARLTVPVVAVTGSNGKTTTKDMIASVLQTRYNTLKTQGNYNNELGLPLTLLNLTEQHQAAVVEMGMRGPGEIDFLAKLAKPTGAVITNIGEAHLERLGSVKNIALAKTEVLEHIEPGGFAVLNGDSPWLKELADRCRGKVWFYSLTGRGDIRGYNIEPDGLGVKYQVIYPGGRGEIYLPVPGSHNVLNSLAAVGVGLQLGLTFADIACGLQQAALSGMRLEIIKCQGITIINDTYNANPASVKAALKVLQETATGRKIAVLGNMYELGALSQTGHREVGEAAAGVPVDYLVTVGQLARWIAEGGQQAGLPSACIRQCADNPQAVSIIKNILQTGDTILIKGSRGMRMEQIVQELAADGRS; encoded by the coding sequence ATGTTACCTTACAGTGTAGATGAAATTGCCCGGATAACCGGGGGTGTCTTATTGCAGGGCAACCCTGCCACGCCGGTTAATGGGGTTTGTATTGACAGCCGCCAAGTACAGCCAGGGGGGATTTTTGCGGCCCTGCCCGGACAGCAGGTTGACGGCCATGATTTTGCGGCACAGGCTGTGGCAGGGGGGGCAGCCGCCCTGTTAGTATCCCGGCCGGTTACCGTTGCTGCGGCTGTACCGGTTGTGCTGGTGAAGGATACCAGGCAGGCCTTGCAGCGCCTGGCTGCCGATAACCGGGCCCGCCTGACTGTGCCGGTGGTGGCGGTAACGGGCAGCAACGGTAAGACAACCACTAAAGATATGATTGCGTCAGTGCTGCAAACCCGCTACAATACCCTCAAGACCCAGGGCAATTATAATAACGAACTTGGTTTGCCCTTAACGCTGCTTAATTTAACTGAACAACATCAAGCCGCCGTGGTGGAAATGGGCATGCGGGGGCCCGGAGAGATAGATTTTTTAGCCAAACTGGCTAAACCAACCGGTGCGGTGATCACCAACATCGGCGAAGCCCATCTGGAACGCCTGGGCTCAGTAAAAAATATTGCCCTGGCTAAAACAGAGGTATTAGAACACATTGAGCCGGGCGGCTTTGCTGTGCTAAACGGGGACAGTCCCTGGCTCAAGGAGCTGGCCGACCGCTGCCGGGGTAAGGTATGGTTCTACTCTTTAACAGGCCGGGGAGATATTCGGGGTTATAACATTGAGCCGGATGGCCTGGGGGTTAAGTATCAGGTCATTTATCCAGGGGGCCGGGGCGAAATATACCTGCCGGTACCAGGCAGCCACAATGTCCTGAACAGTTTGGCTGCGGTGGGAGTTGGTCTGCAGCTGGGCTTAACCTTTGCTGACATTGCCTGCGGGTTGCAGCAGGCGGCACTTTCCGGGATGAGGCTGGAAATAATTAAATGTCAGGGCATTACCATTATAAACGATACCTATAATGCCAATCCTGCATCGGTTAAAGCTGCCCTCAAGGTTTTGCAGGAAACTGCCACCGGCAGAAAAATTGCGGTCTTGGGCAATATGTATGAACTGGGTGCCCTGTCCCAGACGGGACACCGGGAAGTGGGCGAAGCGGCAGCCGGTGTGCCGGTGGATTACCTGGTAACCGTGGGGCAGCTGGCCCGCTGGATTGCTGAGGGAGGACAGCAGGCAGGATTACCATCCGCTTGCATTCGGCAGTGTGCAGATAACCCACAGGCGGTTAGCATTATAAAAAACATACTGCAAACCGGTGACACAATATTAATTAAAGGGTCCCGTGGTATGCGCATGGAGCAAATTGTTCAGGAATTGGCAGCAGACGGCCGATCTTGA
- a CDS encoding UDP-N-acetylmuramoyl-L-alanyl-D-glutamate--2,6-diaminopimelate ligase, which translates to MLLKQLLQAVATVSVEGSQDIEIEGICYDSRQAGPGMLFVAIRGFQTDGHMYIDRAAAAGAAAVVVEKDTVVPQGLTVVKVADSRKALALLSSHFYGNPSQNLTMVGVTGTNGKTTTTHLIASIWRQAGLKPGVIGTIHNLIGEQALPVTNTTPESLDLQKLLARMVEENVKGVAMEVSSHALALNRVAGVAYDMAVFTNITQDHLDFHGTMEEYLAAKAKLFTMDIKYAVINADDPAAAYLTKVSRGKVYTYAIEQQADVMATDIQVTAKGVSFTVRGPWGEHKLQLKLTGRFNVYNALAAYTAGLALGLPAPDVITALAGVSGVAGRFELVDEGQDFAVIVDYAHTPDGLANILETARQITGGRLITVFGCGGDRDRTKRPIMGEIAARYSDLAVVTSDNPRTEDPGRIIQDVLEGVSKAASPDSYLVLEDRREAINRAVDLARPGDVVVIAGKGHEDYQIIGTTKYPFDDRLEARQAIARRYGTKRN; encoded by the coding sequence GTGCTGTTAAAACAATTGCTGCAGGCTGTTGCAACGGTTTCGGTTGAAGGTTCACAGGATATTGAGATAGAAGGTATTTGTTATGACTCACGCCAGGCCGGACCGGGTATGCTTTTTGTGGCCATCCGGGGCTTTCAAACCGACGGGCATATGTATATTGACCGGGCTGCGGCAGCCGGGGCTGCTGCCGTTGTGGTGGAAAAGGATACAGTTGTGCCGCAGGGGTTGACTGTTGTTAAAGTGGCGGACAGCAGAAAGGCGCTGGCCTTATTGTCAAGCCATTTTTACGGCAATCCCTCCCAAAACTTAACCATGGTAGGAGTAACCGGCACCAACGGCAAAACCACCACCACTCATTTGATTGCTTCGATATGGCGACAGGCCGGTCTAAAGCCAGGTGTTATCGGCACTATCCATAATTTAATCGGCGAACAGGCACTGCCGGTGACCAATACTACCCCGGAATCACTGGACTTGCAAAAATTGCTGGCCCGCATGGTTGAAGAAAACGTCAAGGGTGTCGCCATGGAGGTTTCCTCCCACGCCTTGGCTTTGAACCGAGTTGCCGGGGTGGCTTACGACATGGCAGTGTTTACAAATATAACCCAGGATCACCTTGATTTTCACGGTACCATGGAAGAGTACCTGGCGGCCAAAGCGAAACTTTTTACCATGGATATTAAGTATGCTGTTATTAATGCTGATGATCCGGCGGCGGCATATTTGACCAAGGTAAGCCGAGGAAAAGTTTATACCTATGCCATTGAACAGCAGGCGGACGTTATGGCAACCGATATACAAGTTACCGCTAAAGGGGTTAGCTTTACCGTCAGGGGCCCCTGGGGTGAACACAAGCTGCAGTTAAAACTAACCGGACGTTTTAATGTTTACAACGCTCTGGCCGCCTATACGGCAGGTCTCGCTTTAGGTTTGCCGGCCCCGGATGTAATAACTGCGCTGGCCGGTGTCAGCGGCGTTGCCGGCCGCTTCGAACTGGTAGACGAGGGTCAGGATTTTGCTGTGATTGTGGATTATGCCCATACGCCGGACGGGTTGGCCAATATCCTGGAGACAGCCCGCCAGATTACCGGCGGCAGGTTAATTACTGTTTTTGGTTGTGGCGGCGACCGTGACCGCACCAAGCGGCCCATCATGGGCGAAATTGCTGCCCGCTACAGTGATTTGGCGGTGGTAACTTCAGATAATCCCCGGACCGAAGATCCCGGCAGGATTATTCAAGATGTGCTGGAAGGGGTAAGCAAAGCAGCTTCACCGGACAGTTACCTGGTCCTTGAGGACCGCCGGGAGGCTATCAACCGGGCGGTTGACTTGGCCCGGCCGGGTGATGTGGTGGTAATTGCCGGCAAGGGGCATGAAGATTACCAGATTATCGGGACTACCAAATATCCCTTTGATGATCGGTTGGAGGCGCGGCAGGCCATAGCCCGCCGCTACGGCACCAAGCGAAATTAA